DNA from Megalops cyprinoides isolate fMegCyp1 chromosome 14, fMegCyp1.pri, whole genome shotgun sequence:
CAAGACCTAAGTTTAAGGTACATAATCCACACCCATCAAAAGGGGGTTAAATGGGTTTATTCGGTAAAGGTCCACAGGGACAGAAAGAAATGGGactatgattaaaaaaatgttccttcATACTGGAGTCTCTgcaccaaagaaaaaaaaaaaaaaagaaacaaaagaaaaaaaaacctgtatcGAGCTGCATTTTATCAAAATGTGGTTCCTTCatgtgtaattttgtatttttttttttattcatcccTTTTCAGAAGAGAATGTCTTCGTTCTTGATGAGGGACTCCACCACCTGCCTCTGGTAGCGGATGTCGTTGAGCGCAGTCATGGCGTCCAGGTCTGGCGCTCGCATCAGGGTGGGCCCGAACACGATGCCCAGGTTCTCTGCGTTCATGAGGTTGTCCTTTTCGTTCTGCGTAACCCTGCGGAGATTGGGCCACGGGTCATGGACAGATACGTACACGCAGACacgggggtggcagtgtagcgtagtggttaaggagcaggtctctgtactgctgctgtacccctgggtcAAGGTACCTACCTCAAaactgcctcaggaaatattcatctgtataaatggataatattgtaaataactgtaaccgatgtaagttgctctggaaaagagtgtctcCTAAACACCAATAACAATACCATAATGGAGACGATGTAAGAACAGGCCATTGCCCAAAGAGCATAGCCCTTTTCAGGAGCCAGTACATCTCGCCTTAAGCATGCATGACCTCTTTTGGCCTTTCAAGAAGCCTCCGAGCTAAACCTCTACCACATTCTCGCCCaggggtccctcacacacaagTCTTGGTAAATAAGGACAGGCCGGGCGGAGTCGGGCGCTCACCTCTTCAAGTGGGCCATGAGGTACCGCAGCGTCTCGCAATGCGCGGGCGGCAGGAGCTTCAGCGCCTCGTGGAGGGCCTCCAGCCGCTCGTCAGGATCCGTGAGCTCTGCAACGCAACGCGCAAGAAACATCGTCAGGCGTCTGCTCGCGCTGCGCTCCGACAGATGGCACAGCGCCTCACACCCATCTGTTTCAGACTTTACAAGTGCTCatgggaagaaaaagaagtggTTCCGCTTCAATATGGCATGGGCCGAAGCTAAAGTGTTGCTACAGTGTTTCCTTTGCTTTGCCTGCACATTGTAGCCATCTCCTCTGTTTCTGAAACCGTGGGCTTAGTCTGCATTTGGTGGTACGATCTACAGTTTAGAAGACTAAAGCTTTACAAGATATTTTGTGTGCAGAAACACTAAAGAGTTCAGAGGTACACATCTGTCAAGGTACAGCATCTGCCAGAAACAATAGCATCTCTGGGCATGATGACATACAGCCCTCAGTCTCTCCACCATCACAGGCTCTGTTCACCTCACTGTGATGATAATATGTCTTTCCCCAGCAAATTATATCTTGCTGTCAGGTTTTTCTCTTCCCAAAATCAGATTAGAGGCTCGCTTCAACCAGAGAATCTAAGGAAATCGAATTATATGAGCTCTAAAGGAAGTGGCAGTGAATGAACATCTCTGATTTGTTCTACTAGTGTGGACACTGAAGCTACAGCGAATTCATTACTGAATGCATCAGAACGGTAAACATTGctcaaaaaaatgtgaaaggcaGCGATGCATCAGGCTGGAAAGAGCAGTCTATAACACTGCATCCTTTGTTCTAGATACTGTGTCCATTCATGTAAGGCTATAAAGGGCTGCGTATATGTTCACTGAATATAAACCACGCCACGATGcatgaaagttttttttgaaTCCTGCTATATGAGTACTCTTTCGAAATAGACCAATGCACAAGAATGGACGTCTTCTTATATTGTGTTCACATTTCCAAATTGCAAGTATGTCAATGAGTGACTTGTATTTtactgacacagacatacatacacacacagacacacacgcacagatatgcacacatgcacacacttattTGTTTTGCACTCACTGGCAGCCTCGATGAATCGGGGGTAGGCGTCGTACGTGATGACAGGAATGGGCAAATCCCTGAAGTAGAGTTTAAGTGCACCAGTGATGATATTGATATCTTCATAAACATTCACAGAGATGTCTGCCTTTTCGCCATCTGTGAAGAGACATCGCAACGGTTTGCATCTTGATACATGAGAACAGCCAGTCAAAGCAATTTGAAACAGGCCTGCACAACATGTCTGAATGATGCTGAGGACTCTCCTACTCTCCCTAAGCAAGGGTTTTATTTAGCGCACAGAATGGCCTAGATCTGCTGCAGATTCCCACATCACAGTGCAGTGAGGGAGGCTGACACTTTGCCAGGGGCTGTTTCACACAAGCCACTCTAGCGTAAGCAACTCTGGTACAATCCGCCTCTAATTGGTTCTCGCCCCACCTACAAACTTGTCCTGTCCATCCATAAGACATTCTGGTTCCACCCACATATTACTCTGGCCCCACCCACAACTCTTTCTGGTCATAGCTAGTCTTTCCACTCCAGGGCttccactgctcacacacacagtgacctgAGAGGCCCCCAGTAATGAACTCTGAAGCTATTCTCAGTGAACTCTCAGTGAACTGAGTTACAATTTTACTTTAGTTCCTCTTCAGGTGCCTTAAAATGGAAGAGGCATTCACACCTTCCCGATCAGCTGTGTGGTGCCAGTGCTGGATGAACTCAGAGTCACAGCAAATCCTTTGCATGGATCATGTGAGGGCAAGTGATCCTCTTACAGAGGGGGATTAATCCTGTCATGAATGTGcaattttcacattaatatCAAACGAATTAACGTTCCATTATAAATTAAACACTTCAGACCCTCGATCTGAAGCATAAATGTACCTCATGTTCCcgaacacacagcacagtcatttACACGTCAGTGTGAGGAGAACAAGGGGTTTATTAAGCCTGGATACATGAGTGCAGGAGTCAGGCCATCACCTACCTCTGTCAAATGCCAACTTGACATCTTCAATTAAATCACTGAATCCTGATATCCTGTACAGCCCCTCAGACTTAAGAccttgagagagggagagaaaaagaggagcagggagagaaagggaaagagaaagaggaacaaggagagaaaggaaaagaggggtaaaaaggaaaaaagagaacagtttTACTGCATGTGACAActgacagaacagcacagtggtTTACAAGCCACAACTCTTGATGGCTTGTATGGAACCATTTGCACTGTGTAACAAACAGATTCCATCAAACACAGTTTTTGACAAACAATCCAACCCAATCTAatggagatatatatatatgtgcgtAGCCTCCGGTGCCAGTCAACAACGACGACGGCCTGCATTATGATGAGGGCAAAATGACCGAACTGTGAATTCAGCACTGCCGAACGGTCCGTCTGGAATACACAATGCCCCTCTTCCACCTGGGCTGTACACGGCCCTGAGCCGACAGCTCCCTGAAGTACTGCCTCATGCAGGGTGATACGGCCTGAATGATCTGGGCCGCTCTAAAGCACACCCAGCAGACAGACATTTCACAGCTATTCCCGCCAGCATCTGCATGAAATGCGTTATAAATCACGACAACGGAGGGTATAAAATCAGGCTCAGCTGGAAAtgaagggggtgtgggggagaaTTagacaagggggaaaaaacaggctATGCAAATCGACAGGACACTTAGATGATAATGGCTCCATACAGCTGCTACACAGGGATGAATCCAGCCAATACAGATTTCCACGGTATTGGTGAACACGTCCCCTGGTAGTTCTCTGTTCACATCCTCTCTGACCGCGGGCCAATGGGGTCCGCGTTGCCCGTCTCACCTCTGGACTCGATCTCCCGTATGCACATGTCCACCACCATCGGCCGCTTGGTATTATGAGCCTTCACCAGGGTCGTGAGGTCGCAGCTGTAGACCTTCTTGACGTGCTTCAGGTCCGGCTTGCAGTCGTTGGGCACCATCTTGGAGCACTGTTTGTGGACATTCAGCCCGCAGTctggaacaaaataaaaagggaggggggggggggcggttatTTGGTTGGGTGTGGCACACAGATCGATACAATCCAATTATGAAGAGGAAATACCTCAAACATATTTCAGCACCTGACAGTTCCATTAATGGGAGTCGGTGCTACAGCAGTCACACTGGCCGACAGCTGTACTCAGATGAATTCTCAAGTTCTCCTCAATAAAGGTAAAGTGCGCTGACATATGAGCATGGAACAACAGTGTATGATGCCAAATGCAGTTGGCGTCTGCGAATGAAATATCATCTCCCACAGGTCCTGTGAGACAGTTAATGGCTGCCATGCTTCTTCATTTCGGTTGCTAAGGTCTGCGTCCCCTCGAACAATGCCTACCCTCTGAGTGGCACTGCATTCACTGCTGGCtggtgacatcacttcctggtGGGCTGCCAGGGCTGTTTATGTCACCTTGAGCGCTCCATCCAATGCGGTTGGAAAGGAAGGAGCCCATTACCATCCTGTCAATCACCCTCAGATTCTCACCCATTAATTCATTCTTTTAACTGCTGTGCAAACGAGTGTCAACAAAGGGCACTGAGTCACTCGATGTAATCTGCAGTCAGTCTGTGCCGCACACAGAGTGGTTATTCTCCCTGCTGGGCAGCCGGACACTGGCGCAATGCGCTAACATTGCGTTTGTCCACGGCGCGATGGCCCGTTTGTTCGGGGAGGATGTGTGTGTCGCGTTGAGCCAAACGTCAACACGCAGCAGGCAAAGAACTAAGGCTTTACTAAGATGGGGTTAATCACCAAGGATTCTCAGGGCAGTGAAATCCCAACCCCGCTGCACGCAACTGCTTTGTTCACTAGGTTAAGGGGAGCGCTGGCAGATAAGCAGGCCTCATCTTCAGCAAAAGGGACTTTTAACCACTTAGCCTATTTATTAAATCTGTCAACAGTAAACAGTCCAGAACAGAATGTGATGATATTAAAAGAACTGAGGGACTCAGAAACATGCTACgtactgtactgtgtttgtGCCCTTAATTGGGTgccaaatgtattatttattgctATCAATTTCTGCTACCTAATTCTCGATTCCGCCTTACAGATCAAATGTGTagtgagtgtttgtgctgtgtgaccGAGAACAGGCTGTTCCAGTTGATGAGCTTATTAATTGTACAACACCTGGTTTCAGTCTAATTTAACACTAGTATAAAAACAGGTGTGTGAAGGCAGAGAAAGAAGCACTAATTGATTAGCAAAAGCTGCAGGGCAGAGCTATGAGACAGTTCTGGCAAAGTTCCACGACTTAGAtttcatataaaaaatgcatagcAGGTTTGTGAAGCCTGCTTTTAATGAATTGCTGATTCCATTTCACACCTTAACctttgaaaccttttttttttttaatttaatgcgACAAGCACTGGCCGGCTTCATCATGCgtatttgtaaaacaaaattctAATCCTCATTTTACTGGAGAGACGGCTTCATCTttgtaggggaaaaaagagtaaataaaatCTACTGTGGGAAACAGGCAGGCATCCCTATTTTGTTAACCAAAGAATTTGAATGAAccaacaaaatgtcaaattttcATCCTTCACCAGTGAAGATTAAATGAATTGCTCTGGACTGGAATGCATTTGTTACTGGGAATTTTCCCAGTTCTCACTGTCTAGCAGCCAGTATCAATATGAGAACATGCCAGACTCAGGCTGGTAATATGCATGCAAACTTTCTGGAGTTTACGTCTCAGTTTTTCACTTTGATATTGATATTACGACTGCATATCAAAATCCACATTATCTTCATGATGTGGTGGTCATTAACGTTAAAACTGTTATGAAGTTACAAGATTGTCATATttagctgcagtttttttttttttttttttttaaatcaacactAATCCATAGTACAATTACTTAGACAAGCTTTTGTAAGCTCTAGTGTGAGCACGTCGTTAATAACAGAATAAACGCTGCCACtacaaaagctgtttttgtttgaactGCAGCCCAGCTGTCCGGAGCAGGCTTCACCTTGAGCAGCAGCGGGCGACAGGCGcattggagggggggggtgttgggggccGCCTGCACCCCCATTGTTAGAGAGGGGCTCAAAAGCGGCTCCTCAGCGGAACGCTCTCAAAAACAATGTGGCTTGGAGGAGTGAGTGGCGGCCATGCTCGCGCCATTCTCCTCCAAATCTGCACACGCCACACAATCACAGCCGAGGAGAGGCTCCAGCTGCCGCCGGCTACACTAGACCTATTTTTCCCAGCACTGaatgagcccccccccacacacacacacaccccacacccgCCCCCACCAGCTCCAGTTTTAAGAAGTATACATTCCAAAAGTTTCCAAGGGGGGAATTTACGACTGGAATAACACCTCCCTATTGCATGTTTTGaaatcagaaaataatttatgttcTTTCTGGACTTATACAAAGTCTGATATATTtcagacagcagcaaaaaaaacaaacaaaaaaaaacttgtcatgTCTGCATTTCACTCTGTAGTTGACCACacgttttaatttttttcccccaattaaAATGTAGATCTCATCAAAgattcaaataaaaagtaaGTGTATTCAACACACAGATGCTGTCACAGGAATATAAAGGGCTTCTGAATAATAGAAGGTCAGTTAAAAAAGTACCTCAGAGGAATTCAGAAAGCCTTTATTTATACTCAATGAAGCATAAATTTAATTACCTTAAGAGATATGAATCTTTCAAGTACTGGAGACAGCTAGGGCAGCCAGAAAGTGCCCTAATAAATACtggctttaaaaaaaggctGGTGTATTAGACCTAACCCGAAACCTAACGAGTTTCACCCAAACACAAAGACGACCTTCAGTCCCAGGTGGGGTGAAAAATCGTTCAGAGGCAGGAATGATCTCCAGGCACTGGCTGCTTCTCTGCCGTTCACAGTCTCGGTCCTCAGGGCAAGGACGGCGAGGTGAGGGCGAGCTATGATCCGATTTGTACACTGCGATTGATTAGACAGAGGGAGGTTCCTGTTCGAAATTGCACCGTTTGACCTTCAACAATGCTCCTGTTCAGAACGCActgtggtcccccccccccacctcacccctgcTATTTACCTCACATAACCTCCATCATTCTCTCACCACTCAATTACCATCGCGCGCGGTCTGCCAAAGGCTTTTTCGAAACACTCTCATATTTTCTATGACAGAAACCGAGAGGAGGCATTAGCGCTTAACTAAAACGACCGGTGAGCTGTGGGAGCCAGcgctgggttttctttttttttttttttgggctgcTGAATTTTAATGCTGCGAGAAATGGAGCCTCAGagtcgtcccccccccctcctcattAGAGAGACATGCcagctttgtttttccttcacaGGCATGATGGCATGACGCTGGGGGCACTCTCGCATGAGGAAAAGTGGTACAACGGGCACTAGCATGGGGCTCGCCGTCCTGGCACCAGCCCAAAAAAACATCTCgctgacacaaaaacagaagaggagGGGCAAATTTAGGAATGCAAATTCACACTTCAAATAAGACTCCACTGCCCTAGTTTCTAGTACCTTGGCACAGTTTAAGGTACGGAGGAAAGCAGACAAAACGCCCCCCATGAACACAGCACTCCTCCTTTAAAAGGGTGGTTCTGACTGCAGTGTCAGTCACTTTCAAACCAGAGGATAAATAATTCATCAGCCGGCGTCCACAAACATACGTGTGGTACACTTTGTcccataaataatgcatgaaatACATACATCCGTCTGAATTAGAGCAGTAATCTATACTGCACATCTGAAAGGCTTTATTGTATAGAAAATGGTTCCAATTAATATTGCACATgcttcaattatttatttatgtattcattagCTTCTGAGGACTCAATACACCTATATTTCTAAGCTAAAGCTGTAATCCATGCTTAAGGAacctctcagacacaatgctttttcacatttcatttacatttaaaaatacagaatattctAACAAATGTTGTAAGGAGAAAATGAGTATGGTGTATCACAAACAGTATTATTCTATTATGTTTCCCCCAgagacacaaaaacatttccatgtcCATGACTTTTTCCATCATGACTCCTGCAcagttttattgaatttaaGATACTGTGCAATGGGCtgcaaaatgcactgaattAGTCCAATCAGCCCTGGTTGGCTATCCAAACAAGTTTTTTTGACTTGATGTTCCGCCCAGGGACACGGCGATCTGAGAAACCCAACAGCTAATGCGATTCTACAGAGGCGCTGCAATAAGACTCCTCCTGCTACACGTACAAATAGGAGACACTCTGAAACTCAGCGCCTCTCACCCCCTAATTACAGAGGCTCTCGGACCTTGTACAATATTCAATATGAAGGACTGTAAGCCTGCTGTGAGCCAAGCACTCATGTAAATACGCCCTCGTTGCGCACATAACATTTAGGCTTCATACTTTCTGCGGACGCAGAACTACACCAATCCAAAAACCACGTTTGTACATTCCGGAACTCCTGTTACTGGAAGCACCAGTGTCACACTCCTGTTGGCTCCTGATGAGAACATTGCCACTCATCAAGCAGGCCCATTAACCGCCACTTACTACATCACAGAGCGAGCACGCAGAGCCCCAACTCTGCACTCGTTATATAATTTCTCTTACTCGCTCTCATTTCTGGTGCAGTGCTGGCTTATGGGATTTCCTACATATATGATTATATTTGCTGCCTTTCAAAAGGCAGGGCAGCCACATACACTTTATACACTATAAAAAGACAATTTAGGCCCATCGTTACATCAGGTCCTTCATTACAGTAGCAAAGCACAGCATGTTCCGTAATAGCTCTATGGCAGCGGCTTGCCACAGTAAATGTCTGCACAGATGTCGCATGTCACAATAAATGTGTGTACCTGCACATACGTCACAGGGAAAGTGTGTACCTGTGCATTTCATCACACCGAAAGCATGTACCTGAGGCGTTGTGTCACAGTTAAAAAAGCGTGTACCTGCACATTTGACTCCCTGAGCGATCAGCCCCCACATGAAGTTGGCGCAGTATTCACACCAGTGAGGTCCTCGGAACGTGTGCACCTGCAAGGAGACACAAGGGAGAGAACAGTCAGCGGGGTCGTTTAGCGAGGGTGCAGGCGCAACCGTGTCCCATGATCCTCCCCTCCCGTCCCGGCTCCACACAAAACTTGGTGTGGCTTAAATGAGCCAGATTGCAGGGATTATCCCTGTGTTGAAGATAAGGGGAGCTACAGCAGTGTCAAATCTGACTGGATGCCTAATCCACTCAAACAATTAACGAGTGGGGTGAAAAGTGGCGTTAGcagaggggggggtgggggtagtgtgtgtgtgtgtgtgtgtgtgggggggggggggggggggggggcagctggcTGAGAGGGCAGGTTGTCATGGAAATCAGCTAAAGGCAACATGAAAAGCCgcttgctgtaaaaaaaaaaagaaaaaataggaGGAGGCTCACTCCGCCAGGTAACAGCCTAGCCAATCAGGAGTATTTGCACTGCCCATGTAAGGGACAGGCAAATCCAGAATCCACAACAGCCTCAGCCAAAACATTTATCTTCCTCGGGGAAACAGCAGAGGCGTCTAAACCCTTTTGTGCGAAGGAGAGAGGCTTTGCGCTCATCGGCGTTCCGTTCAAATGTACCACGCGCTCACAATAAGGCGATTAGGCACAGTATACGTCTTTAAGACACAGCAAAGGTGACATTAAAATCTGAAAAGCGTCAAACACAAAACGTCACCACTAACACCCAGAGGTcccaaaaaaaagcagattttcaGCTGTACAAGCATGACTGCTGGCACCAGCTAGTCCTATAGGCCCCGCAAGGGCAAATTTATTGAGAACTGACCAGAGGGTGGCTTCAAAGTACAAGCAAACAATTATCCTGCTGTTTGTCTTACAGACATCATATTTTTCCCTGGAAACAAAGCACCAGTCAGTGAGGCTGGCAGTGGAGCTCAGTTCAttgttgtgtatttttgcattcagttttttttttcttattcataaCTGCGTTATGAGGAAATGGACCCACGCAGCAACCTCAGTGGTATTCAGAGGAATAATTTCCACAGTAAATATCAGGCACAATGCGGCCGTTATCCCTCAGCTCTTTGATTGTGGCTCTCTGCCTTCTGACGAAAAAGGCATCCTCAAAAGAGTTTAAATCTGAGACACCCCCGAAGGACAAACATGGCAGGGATATGAAAgcgtggaggaggaagaggaggaggagggggaggttaGGCGATTCTGTGAAGGTCAGCACTATGGGAGCCTCAGAGTCGGACCCTGCACTCCCCTCTCCGCTAGCTTCCACAGACAGGCCGGCGAGATGCTCCTCCACCGGCCCCCGCTTCTATCACTTAATCTCTCCCCCCCATCTGCTGCCCAAatgaacagcagcagcccccccacAGTACCCTGGCAGATCTGCCTTTTGAGAGATGCTCACCGAACTGACCCCAAAACAgtcccctctttccctccctcacaaTGTGCCCGCTCTGCAAACAAGCACCCCAAACTTCCCCCAATAACAGCACAGCACCCCCACTGCACACAGTAACTTTCAGCACATTGTCCTCCCCGTCTCTACAGAGACGAGACCGCACAGGCATTCACACAGCAGCGGCACAGGCTGAAAAGCAGAGCGGCGCGGCGGACCTCACCTTGAAGTTGTGGACTTTCTCATACTTGGGCGTGCGGTCGTTCTCCTTCAGCGTGGCTCTGCGGACCAGCGAGGTGAGCTGCGAATAAGCGAAGAGTTTCAGAGGTTGCCAGAGCGTGGAGGGGGGCTTCTGCGGCCCCATCCTCATTCCCAGGGCGGCAGCTAGGATGTCCTGCTGGTTGCCCTCCTGCTTGGGCTTGTGGACGAGGGACTTGTTTCCCTTTCTTCCAGTGCAGGACTCCCTGGACGGCATTGTGACAATCGAACCCCCCCGAAAACTTAAGTGAATCTGAGACGCGAAGAGCTGTGGCAAGCGGTCAAGGTGCTCTCTCAGAGGTTGGCTGGGAAGCCCCCCGTTGGCGCACAGACCTAGCCTAAACTCTGCACTGCTTCTTGCATGGTTTCACAAAGAGAGGACCGGCGTCGCGAAGCAAATGAACCAACAAAACGcaccaaaaaaggcaaaaaaaaaaacaacaacaaacaaacaaacaaacaaaaaactgataAGCTGCTtgcttgaaatgaaaacagcagtctACAAACTCTCCTTTAAAACAGCGAGGGCTGGAAAACCtgggtgacagacagagagtccCGAGTCCTGAGCTGGGAACGGAGGAAAAAGGCCCCCAGTGTCATGTGTGGGTCCGTTCCCTCCTGTGTGCATCTATATGCAGATGAGTGGAGCTGTGTTAATCCTCTCCTCGCTGCGCGGGGCTGATATTCTGtctggaacacagacagcactgtgtgtggACACTGCCAGAGCCgaggggaggcagggaggagggggagggaggggggcggggcttgAGGAGTCACGCTGGATTAGACAGGTCACATTATAGAagcagccagccaatcagagcagggCTGGCCCTGGCTTTGTCactgttacccccccccccccctttcagaggcagaggcagaggaaggcaggagagtgggagtgggggggccggggggggagTAGTGAGGATGATAATGAGTGCTGAATGAGTCATGCATCATCACGGAGTTCAGCGTTGCTCTgagctaatgaaaacactgggCCATCACAACAGGGCTGGTTTCTCTGCTGCACTACGGCTTGTGAGAACATTTGTTGTGACAAGGGACACACAGAAACCTGTCTGTCACCGAAGTGGACTGAACACACACCACAACTCAGCGTTCTGACTTCTCCATAATGTTTcttaaagataaaaaaagacaaaaaataccCCGCCTCACACAAAATGGttatgattttgaaaataataacatttaaatatttttttgctttaaatttaaatgactttttctttgaaattctatgaaaacatatttttcaaggAATGCAAATAAACAGACAGGAACATTGATCACTGCAGACTAGAGTAAAACAAAGGCTGAGGGATTATGCAAAAGAGCCCTATTTTCATAAAAAGGCGAGCAGATTTCACTCATTAGAAAGCCCGCAGAGAGAAAGCCCATATGTTTGCACTGAATGTAATTAAATCCTTTTTAAGACAGTCCGTTTTCAGCTCAAATTTCTTCTTCTGGCACAAACGTGAAAAATAGATAAAAgcaatatgcaaataaatgctaatttaagtaaatactgtatacatCAACACAGTTAATTCATTAAGTAACTCCCTATCTCcgaaacaatttttaaaaaacaaccacTGAGCCAGTTTCAGCTGATGTTCAAATGCTCATCAAACACAAAATTcaatcaataaagaaaaaaacaaacaacaaacttcAAAATTTCACTACTGGACCACACTTCAAAAGTCAAGATTGTGATTTTGGGACAGACTACGACATTATCAGTAACAGTTATGAGAACAGAAGATCTTAATTCAAATGCGTTCTGCTGCCTATGATCTCTCCGCAGGATTCAGGCTCAGATAATTCACTCTTCCTGCTGCTGacgcaaa
Protein-coding regions in this window:
- the chn1 gene encoding N-chimaerin; translated protein: MALNVFDNDEYRPPVWKSYLYQLQQEAPHPRRVTCTCEVDNRPKYYGREYHGMISREEADQLLSVAEGSYLIRESQRQPGTYTLALRFGNQTRNFRLYYDGKHFVGEKRFESIHDLVTDGLITLYIETKAAEYIAKMTINPIYEHVGYTTLNREPALKKHVPVLKDVPDGKEPPGEEGSLEERLTSLVRRATLKENDRTPKYEKVHNFKVHTFRGPHWCEYCANFMWGLIAQGVKCADCGLNVHKQCSKMVPNDCKPDLKHVKKVYSCDLTTLVKAHNTKRPMVVDMCIREIESRGLKSEGLYRISGFSDLIEDVKLAFDRDGEKADISVNVYEDINIITGALKLYFRDLPIPVITYDAYPRFIEAAKLTDPDERLEALHEALKLLPPAHCETLRYLMAHLKRVTQNEKDNLMNAENLGIVFGPTLMRAPDLDAMTALNDIRYQRQVVESLIKNEDILF